The following coding sequences lie in one Vespula pensylvanica isolate Volc-1 chromosome 7, ASM1446617v1, whole genome shotgun sequence genomic window:
- the LOC122630438 gene encoding succinate dehydrogenase [ubiquinone] cytochrome b small subunit, mitochondrial gives MILQRIANLYVLRNIKQFESIIKPSCMLSQYGQLSQTSRLSSSLANLNLTNSKLVNHENHRLLTKLPMSLTLNGNQSRFNSTGGNHVRLWVMEKIVSAALPILLPASLLLENQIVDGILAILVVMHMHWGLEAIVVDYARPIIIGTFLPKVFHLLLNLCSIVTLAGLLILIYNGPGIARSIKDAWSIGKEEDKEESP, from the exons ATGATTTTACAAAGAATAGcaaatttatatgttttacGTAACATTAAACAATTCG aatcTATTATAAAGCCTAGTTGTATGTTATCACAATATGGACAATTATCACAAACAAGCAGACTTTCTTCGTCACTTGCAAATTTGAATCTTACGAATTCTAAACTAGTTAATCATGAAAATCATCGATTATTGACAAAG TTACCTATGTCTTTAACCTTAAATGGAAATCAATCTCGCTTTAATAGTACAGGAGGCAATCATGTACGTTTATGGGTTATGGAAAAAATAGTTTCTGCTGCACTTCCAATTTTATTACCAGCTTCTTTGTTATTGGAAAATCAAATTGTCGATGGAATACTAGCTATTCTTGTTGTAATGCATATGCATTG GGGTTTGGAAGCTATAGTTGTTGATTATGCAAGACCTATCATTATTGGAACGTTTCTTCCAAAAGTATTCCATCTATTATTGAATCTTTGTTCGATTGTAACACTTGCTGGACTTCTTATACTAATTTATAATGGACCTGGCATTGCAAGATCTATCAAAGATGCATGGAGTATCggcaaagaagaagacaaagaagagagtccctaa